The Apostichopus japonicus isolate 1M-3 chromosome 20, ASM3797524v1, whole genome shotgun sequence nucleotide sequence CAGCCGTTCTCCACATTCCATTATAGTAAtcatactcaaaataaatttgaaatatttcggAATTGTCGACGTTCCCTTCCTCATGCAAGTGAAATCTCTTCTAAACAAACTTCTTCCACAAATTCGTCAAAACAACCACAGTAGAAGCTTTCAAACATACGCATGTGCATTTTCAGTGTATAAACTAATTGCATATTAACTCGGTCAATTAGTTGAGATCCCAAACTGCTTTTGAAGTTGCTCCTAGAAACGTTGCTTCATTTCATTTCCACAGAAGCGATCCGTCATGGTTCTCACTGGAACCCGCACAATTGATCAGTTCAGGCAAATTATGCAGAGATACGAGGTACTGATATATTAGTTTGTACATTCACTGAGCACTATAAATGTAGACCATGCTGGTCATATGGGATAAGTTTAGACTTTCATATAAAATGTAAGGTTTCTTATGTATTGCAGATCACGAAAGTAACACTTGTGATATCACGCATGATTTCGACAGTTTTGTTTCTTGGAAAAGGAAATTTTCCTTCATAGATTAGTCGttctacaaaacaaaacaaaaagagacaaattaaataaaaagagGGCGCCATTAATAATTCGCTTCAAGCTGTATTTCCATTCAGTCTACTGATTTACTATTATGCCGATGAAATTAAAGGTAATCAGTATTGGCCCCATATTTTAGCTGCACGCTATACAAAATACTAGACGTTTTCGAATATACTTTCTGATCATCCAATAATTTCCAACCATTGAGGAGTGTAAACCTAGGCAATTAAGTATATCGTTGTGTAGATAACTAGGCATGTCCCAGTCAGGAAAATTTCcacgaaggttgtaataaaaacagtttaagcaTTTCtgccaaaggtgaccatattgtatatctagcatatttggtgccAATACAGCATATCTTTTAAGTTCGGAAGTGAGATGTTTGTGAGTGGATGACCATGTTCTGACCGTTTAGCATATTTAAAGACAATAGCGAGGACCTATGGGCAGACTTATTAAATGATTGGAAATTGCGTTGAATGAAACGGTCAAAAACTCGTTTAAAAGAAACCAACAAATATAACGCACAAACGTATGGACGTTCACCTTCTATTACATtttgtgcgtgtgtatgtgttgCTACATGCATATTTGCGGATCATcgtgtagcctatatatatatatagcttgatGATTCAGTGTGGTCTGTTACTTTAAAGGGAAAGCGATCCCTCTATTGTATCGTTTCTAGTTACGTGATTACAACCATTTCCACTAACCCacctatacccccccccccccgccctgaTCCCTTCTCCAGACATTTACAGTAGAAATAACGCAAGTTGAAAGCCATATCGGAAGACTCACTTTTTCCCAATTTGTCATAGAATGCATCAAAGTGCCCAAATATTTAGgatagttttttcttcttctctggTTGACCTCGCTTCCTTCTCGGTATCGGTATAACCGAAAAGATGGGGTACGAAAACGTGAGCCTGACGGATGATGGTATTGCATAGTCTAATATTTACACATGGAAGGAAAGGCTAATATAATTATACGATAGCAAGAGATACACCATCTTAGGGATTAATGGAAGATAATACAACACATGCACTGTTAGTGTAGTGGTATCATGCAAGATTCCCATTCTTGCgacccgggttcgattcccggacAGTgcacatgttttattttttttcaggcTAGCTTACAGGAtgaaattaaatcaatttttgatatgttgtagaccttTAAAAAAACCAATATCACCACCagcataatttttttattttattattgttttgtacaatgAAATTCTCAATAAACTGAAAGAATCAGTAATATCAGTCCAGTTCTCCTATAAAGTCTTTAATGTTTGAGAAATGGTATAATTTCAACATCTGAGGGTCATCaatgaaagtgactggactacttagtctaacacacagacgattacgtcagttcctcagatacaaTATTAAACATGTgaaaaataatacttttaaGGCCTATAATAATATGTTTaaaatgcattacaaatttCTCAAGCACACATAATGTTGTTTGTTATCCAATGGTGGACAGCTGTCCATATGAAGTTAGAATAACATGTTTTGATTGAGTTATTGATAAAgaagtggaataacattaacATGAAGGTATGTACTGAGGGAAGTTAAGTAACCATCACCTTGGCGTTACAGGGGCCTTTCATATATGTATTGAGTTAGGGACAGGGTATTGACTTCCCCATACAAATGTCACACTGTCAGCCTCAGAGGTGAAAGAGTCAAATTagtaaaaagcaaaaaaaaagagcagCATTGAATTGACTTACAACCTTTAGAGGTATATCATGTATGTGTCAAGTAATATCAAAATTTGTGGCTGCTATGGTAACAAACGTCATCGGTCCGAGTTCACAGGTCACATTAAGAGAGTTTATGATCGGGATAACACTAAATAATATAATGAATGTTGGAGCATATCCTACATAATAGTTGGCTAAAGGAAACGGGGGAGGGTTGCCagaaaaagacaagaaaagaggaaaaagaagaagaagaaaaacaagctTCTTGTAGTCCACGACAACAATAACAGCACTGTTAGTGTAGTGGTATCATGCAAGATTCCCATTCTTGCgacccgggttcgattcccggacAGTGCAAATATCTGCATAGATGTGCTACAACTTCTTTTTAACTGTTTTGTTCAATGAAATTTTCAATAATCTGAAACTCTAACTTTGCTTTCTTATGTATTTCCACTATTTAACTGTTGTATATCTATTGTAGGCTATCATTTTGTTTAGTTATTACTGTTTTGTagtacaaaaaaaattcaaagaaaataaattgaacGAAAATAAtactattaaatttaaaaaattgtacaTTTCTAGAATGAAATTGTCGATATATTGTAAGAAAAGAATTCCTACAACCTATCCCACACAGTGTCTTATGTTCGTCTTTTCTttaggggaaggggggagggtgtCGGATGGGGTGGGCAGTATGAAATAATACAAAGACAATCCTGGTAGATGTACTTTTCTATTGAAAACTTGACTGAGGCCGAAATCCCTGACATGCAGAAGAAAACAACTTTTTGTGAGACAAGACAGCATTTCTTTGCACAATTGTTAACAGCACTGTTAGTGTAGTGGTATCATGCAAGATTCCCATTCTTGCgacccgggttcgattcccggacAGTGCAGTTATGTATGCGTTAGTGTGGTATACAACTGAGTTGAGTCGGCCACACAAATTGTTTTACCTTTTCCAGAATCACTGAGTGATATCATTACAATGGTCCTTTTGTTTTCAAGAAGTCACCCAAGATAAAGCCATGGGCTCGAACCTACCACCTCccagcccaaaaaaaaaaacttaattggTCTACTCTCATGCAAGCCCCATTTCCTTACACCGTAACCGACGTATGACGTTGACGTTTAGTCGAAAGAGACAGTAATTTAgagaaatttgatgtcaaagttagCAGATTAGATTTAGCATGTTTTttaagctgaatatcttgagaCTGCAATTGCTGGAGCAACGTTAGTAGCATTACAAATtgactatgacatatcaagacgAAGATTCTGCCGTATGCTTTCCTTCATTTCAGCCATCGGAACATTGACGCAATATCCATCGAAAAATACATGCATCTATGAAAAATATCCATCTGAGGGAAATATCAATGGTTGGTGGCACGTAGCAATTATTGTAGCCTATTTAAAATGGCTAGCTGCGATCATGTACGTACCTTTCCAGTCGACCTTTTCCCAAACTCTACAATCTCGATAGCACTCTTTGATGGCATAAAAAATCATGATgaactgaaaaagaaaataatctcCGGTAAAATAGATGCAGCTCTTCTCTCAGCCAAAAAGGTAGGTGACCGGACATTGTACATTTATGATTTAATGTAGGGCCCTTTCTAGCCTACGGTAAGTTAGGGTACAGTGCTTGTACGGTTTCGAACTAGTACTAGTTACGCGAATTTGCAATCATTATGGCACTTACCAACCTTTAATCTGATCAATCGTATACATTTGCAAGGGACTCGTGAAACTAACCTGATGAGAAATCGTCATGATAATGTGGTTACACTCTCGTTTTAATGGGAGTGAGGTGAGAGTGGACCAAGTTGTTTGGCTTTCTTGCCCAGGTGTTATAATTTTGAGAAACTCCACAATGTTTGACATACATGTCACAGCAATGTTTTACCATTTTGAATCAAATGAAACTGAAGTTTAGTCACCTCTGAAGAAAAATCTAGTGGAGTAATTGCAGAATACACAGCAACTCGGAAGACACCCTCGAAAAAATTACTGGCATCATGGTCACCTTGCATACAGACTGACATACATGTGGATAGTGAGAAAGATGCATATTTTGAGGGTGGCAATGACATCAATTAACAGACCAATGTAGCCTACTGCATTGCTGTTGTCCAAGTAGGCTAGGCTTGCCTATAGTCTATCCAGTGACTGCGAATGCAAAGCTGGCATCAAAGTGGAAACTACATGGTTGCTGGGTAGTCTGCACAGTTAAGTCAATCTTGCGATTGGCCACTTAAGACTTTGTTTTGGTAGGCCTATGCCTAACAataatacaatatattattttgtaatttacagAATGAGCTAAGGCTGTAGCATCAGAAATTCATTTGGTTGGTTGCTGAGGAGCTACAATATTTAAATTCATGTTTTCTGTGTAATATTAAACATTAGCCTAGTAAAATGAAGCAGGGGCCAAGTGGCATAGTATGCTACAGACCTGCTTTGTAGGATTTCGTGCTTTATCAGTGTCTTCCAACTTCATTCTGTGCAgtagcacatgtacagtatgtggtaTATGCTAATTGCTTTCCTTGTTTCCTTCTTCAGATATGTGACATATTCCAGGTTCTTGTGGCTGCAACCAAAGCAGTTGGTGCTAAAAGCAATGGCAAGCTGAAAACCAGAAGTATTAATTCTGAAGTACTCTTCAGTTTGTCACCATCCAATAATGTAAGTGCTTATTTGGACAGAACATGTGTCCATGGAACTTCACAGATTCTCTGCATAATGCTGCAGTGTACACCTCTGAGTCTTCTGTTCCAAATTTTCCAGTAGGAAGGTGCTGTTACCACATCGGTGTATTTGAACCTGATAgtgcttgtttttgtttgatttgataaatttaaatattgaacaGCTACCCACAAAATGCCTGCAATGGGATTTTTGGACTGATGGCACAGATGGTCTTTacagtcgctccccctgctcccccccccctagctATATCCCTGGTATACACTTGGGTGAATCTGATTAGAAATAAAACATCATGTTCATGTGGTTTCAGTATAAACGAATGTTACCTGTTTCTTTGAGTAGGGAACCCTGTACCATGTTCACCATGCCAGGtctggggaggggagggggattggctCCATGACTAAAGTTGAGCTGGACTCTATTTCATAAAAGTTACTAAAGAATGTTCCTAAATTAATGTTCCTAAATTCTCCTCTATTTAGTCTCATTTTGGCCAATTGCTTCCATTTGTCGGAAGATTCTTGCTACTCTGTCCATGCCTACTCTAGTTCTGTTAGTCTAAttaatcaggtttttttttgggggggggggtaaaatcAATTTTCACGCCCTAAAGGAGTTGCACTCCATGCTATTCGAGTGGGATACATTAAACATGCACAACTGTTCACCATGATTTTACTTTCTCACATACTGGTACCATACAGCTCTGCTCCTTCAAAACATCTTCCTCCAGTACATTAATGTTTCTTGCTTTTGTTCTCTAGATCACCGAGTCTCTGAGAACATTCGGAGTATCACCGTCGGATAGCACCGTTGTAGCAGTCACCATCGATGATTTCGATGGACTCAAGATTCAGAATGTTGCCCAACAGATTAATGCGGAGATGAAACCCCTGGACCAACTGAATAGATACACCAATGAAGACATCATTAAGAAGGTTTGAAAATCTATTTGACTTCTTTACGATAATAAGTTATTTAAGGAATATTTGTAGTCTTTTATGTCGACCACCATCATGAGCACAAGAAAGCATTTGATGCTGGAATTTAGAAATGCACCTTGTAAGAAACTTTGTGCGATTGTTTCAGAACCTCGCTAGTCACTTGATGTCAGAAACGATGGAAATTTGAGTATGGTGTCTCTAGAAATTAGTATAAGCATTTGACTTTCTGCTGGTACGTAAATCTTGGGTTTTATAGAATATTTCCCAAGATTAATATTAAGAAtgaaataatacatttttttttcttcagagcacgaTCGACCGCACAATATTTTACTTCTGTTCAATATTGTTTGGGTTCCTCCAGATTTCCGATGACTGTAAATGTTGATTTGCAGTCTTTAGTTTTGTACAAGTGAAGAAAGGTCGTTACTGCTCGTTTGGTTTATATTTGATaccatttattcatttatttattctttcctGTTTCTTTGGCAGGTCTACAAAATATCTGACGCTGAGCTAAAACACAGCAAGTTGTTAGATTCAGTCGCGACTAGGATTGCAGTCAAAGAATTTGCTACCTGAGTCTGGCAATAATAGCTAGCTATAAACCACAGCAGAACTATGGCCAGACCAGTATGGAAAGGATATTAACATTGGATGATGCAGCAGTGTTCTCTTTGCATCTAGAGAAACTGCTTCAACGGAGTTGGAGCCTTCCAAGTTTCATTGGCATCTCACGAAGGGAAAGACGATAATCTAAAGATGCCAGTGATAAACATCATTTAAAACTGCAAAGAGCGGAAACCTGTTTGTGCAGCATTCAATCCTTGAGAATGGACTTTTGTAGAGTTCAAAGGAGAATGTGCACAAGCACACCCAAAGGTTAGCAAATGATGAGAGGTTCCAGTGATTTCAAAGGATGACTACGGCCACTTTCTTGATCCTGACACATTTTTGTAAGGATTTTGTTCCTGGTTGACCCTCAGACTACCGGGTCATACTCTTTGGTTGTCTGAACCACAAATTTGGTCGTATGAAAAAATGcatcaaaatgacaaagaaTTACGAATATGTAAACTGCAGGAGAGATGTGAAGGTTTGGTGAATGGAACACCGTCCAACTTTTGGGCCAGTAAACTGCCCCTTTATGTGGATCGTGgactattttatgtttatttgagtatctccaaagtgattgggtgggggaggggcgggggggggttgTTGACACCAATTTATTATTTCACCTATTTTGGgttatttagtttagtttcaaagcaatctgaatttgatgttatCAACAAGTCGTCTACCTGACAACCTGAAAAGCTTAATTTTGGTGGTCCGAACCGCAATTTGGCCGTCTCAGACGACTGTATGCCCattaaaactttacactttTAAGAACTGCTTTCAGTCAACGATGCATTTTTTTGAAATCACCTTTTGAAC carries:
- the LOC139961125 gene encoding EKC/KEOPS complex subunit Tprkb-like; protein product: MASCDHVRTFPVDLFPNSTISIALFDGIKNHDELKKKIISGKIDAALLSAKKICDIFQVLVAATKAVGAKSNGKLKTRSINSEVLFSLSPSNNITESLRTFGVSPSDSTVVAVTIDDFDGLKIQNVAQQINAEMKPLDQLNRYTNEDIIKKVYKISDAELKHSKLLDSVATRIAVKEFAT